TGAGGGAGGAATCGGCTCAGAAAATCTAAAGTCACAAGCAACACGCATGCAAATGCACACCCTTCAAACAAGACGTAATGATTTAACATATTGACCGAGAACTTGTCTTTGATGTTGACTGCATGGGGACAGTAGAGCATCAAGTGAAACAGCCAGTTCCGAGCATTGGAGGCCAAGATAGATAATCTTATAAATGATTCATCCggtctgaatatttaatttgatgCTTTTGCTTTTGAAGCAATGCCAGTCAAAGAGATTGTCGAGCACGCAGCACTAGAATTTCCCTGTCTAGTGAAGTGTGCCAATAGACAGAGGAAGCTAATTATGCTTTTATTCCACTTTTTTGATGAATATCCCAGACAGCAGCAAAACCTCCTCAGTATGTCCGTCTGTTGcatatatgtttaaaaaaaaaaaaactggatctTTTTCCGTCTCGTGATGTAACACAGTCTTAGGCAGGACTCGCAGGGGGAACATTTTTggatagagagatagatggagagaccgagagggagagagagggagagggatgccATCATAATATTCAGTACTGAGAACCAGCAGTGAGAAGGCGTTAATAACAGCTAACATGAGCTGATAATGAGTATTCAGCCCTGAAGCCGTACGCTGACACTTACACCTCCATTCATTACTATTGTTATTGaacacagggggaaaaaagttgaATAACTTTAAATTTGCTTGATGTCGTAATGTCACACGTACAATTGATCCCAGAAATTCCATCCTCCCTCCAGATCAAATCTTCCGAGGGAAACTTCACACAGTTAGGATACATGTTTAATGAAAGGCACTCTTtacaggataaataaaacaTAGCAAATTATgacactgtatactgtacaatgttgacacatacagtaacagtccTCAAATATTAAGTGCTTCATAACATAGTAAAGTGCTGAGTACCCACGTGACTTGCTGATGCCACCttattgcatttcatttttaataaaggtATTGCTTCGTCCATGAGTGAAAAATGCAACATATTTGTTCTCCACCCACATGTCATCATTATTGCATATTGTAGGATTATTAGAAAGGCATTCGTTGAGTTACAAATACATCCATTGCCGTTTCAATACAAGctgtatttatctgtataataaACTCACATACATTTTCAAGACTGAAAATGTGGCATGCATAAAGTATATAGGACCGATTCATATTTCCAAATGAGACACAAATGCCATCATCTGTTGTCATAATTTCACAAATCCGGCTGAAGTATTGGCTTTCCCTATCACATCGGATATAATGATCATCACTATatgattaaaatactgtaatatattTAGCTACAATAAATATGTCAAACTTCAGTTATTGCTCAAAAGAGTTAAACCTCATTTCGGCACACTATTCCATGCAATTCAAATGATAGAACAAAGGCAAAACGGAGAAACGTAAATGTGTTTTCCCTGTCAACAGCTGATGGTGCAAAGCTCCAAGAGTGCTTAAGAGATGTGTTGAAAAAAACTCTCAATGCAGTGCAATGAATTGATATGGTTTGTAAAGGGTAAATTCACATTATAATGACACGTTAGAGCATATCCAGCCAAATTTGCATAATCTGGTGCAAAATGCTgaataatatgaaatgaaacaatgtagACAAAATAACCTGTGACTTAATAACTGAAAATGTTGCATGCAACTACAGCTTGTACTATAATACGGTGAATGTGAAGCAGTTCCATGgcttaatttatattttgtagcCTACTGTTTCTACAAGATTAATAGCAGATTTGCTAAAGTGCCACTATTCATCACAGAGATATTGTTAAACTGTGTCATATGGAGAAGTGCTGCCGGCTGACCATTCACAACTACAGGCTTGCCGATAAGACCATGTATGCGCTGACGGCCTCTTGCCCAACACTGGACTCGTTTACCTGTCCTTGAAAATCATGCCAAGATCTATCTAGACTTTGCTGAATATGACGAAGTGTAAACAGTGTAATATGAGCTCCGAGTATAtatgcagctttaaatgctACGATTATCAAAACcgtttttgatttcttttcttttgtgggATAAACTTACACTGTTACAAACCAgaagaatattttaaaacttacCTAGCCTTTCACGTCTATATTTACTTGGTTTTCAAGGTGAAACATTTGTCTATAGTACAAATGAGCcatcacttttttcttcaaattgcACGAAAGATAATTACACCTTTCAGATCTTCTCGTCAAGGTTAACTGACATTGTAGTTGCTGAGTTGTGTTAATTGCACTTTGACACATCcacaagcagacagacaaacttaTGTAAAGGCTGTCTCACCACCACATAGTGCCTATTAATACTGTAATAATATGCACAAATGCTACCTTGTTTGGAATACAAAATAGTGAGAAAGATAAACTGTTATCAACAATGTTATCTGACTAACAGACATATTTGATTTGTCTGTGTATTTCCCGTGCCCTGgatataaataaacactttagTTTCTCTCTCAGTGCATGCCATTCTTCTCATTCTGCCAGGTGCCGTTACTTTTGTTTAGTGAAGGTGTGCTTTCATACTTGTTAGCTGCTGACATTTTCTGGgcagcctctgctgctgcatccatcatctgtttctcctcctgctcagtCTCTCGGTGGTAAAAATAGTTAAAGTTGGAGACGATGACTGGGACAGGCAAGGCAATGGTCAGGACACCAGCAATGGCACAGAGAGTGCCGACCATTTTGCCTCCCATGGTAATGGGGCACATGTCTCCGTATCCCACAGTGGTCATTGTCACCACAGCCCACCAGAAGCCATCAGGGATGCTGACAAACTGCGTCTGGGGCTCATCCACTTCTGCAAAGTAGATGGCACTTGAGAACAGGATGACCCctataaaaaggaagaaaatgagcAGTCCCAGTTCCCTCATACTGGCTTTCAAGGTCTGACCCAAGATCTGAAGGCCTTTTGAGTGTCGGGAGAGcttaaaaattctgaaaactCTCACTAGTCGGATGATTCTTAGGATTGCCAGGGACATGTTCTGACTAGAGTTCACATCATCGTCAGGGGTTGTAGCCAGCTCTGTGCCCAGGGTTACAAAGTAGGGAATTATAGAGACTATGTCAATAATATTCATGATGTTATTGAAGAAATCACTCTTGCTGGGGCACACCACAAAGCGGACACCGACTTCAAAGCAGAACCAAATGATGCAAATAGTCTCCACAATAAAAAAGGGGTCTGTGATGTAAGCCACGAGGTCTTTAGTGGCGGGATGAGGGGCAGAACTGTCTTGGGTGCCATTGATAATGTGAGTTAAACCTGGGATAAAGTCATTGTCCTCCCTGAACTCTGGCAGAGTCTCCAGGCAGAAGATGAAGATGGAAATGACgatgacaaacacagaaaccagGGCTACAGATCTGGCTGCACTGGAGCTCTCTGGGTATTCAAACAAGAGCCAGAACTGCCGTTGCAGTTCGTTGGTGGGCAAAAGGACCTCTGGCTCCTTAATGAACCCTTCGTCTTCACGGAACTGCTCCATCGCTTCATGACCCAACTCGTAGAAAATGATTTCATTAGCAAAAACATCTAAGGGAACATTGGCTGGTCTGCGGATTCTCCCCCCGGATTGGTAGTAATACAGAATCCCATCAAAGGACGGGCGGTTTCTGTCAAAAAAGTACTCGTTTCTCATTGGGTCGAAATAGCTTATCCGCTTCATGGGGTCACCAAGCAGTGTCTCTGGAAACTTATTCAGGGTGCTGAGCTGGGTCTCGAACATCAGGCCTGAAATATTGATGACAactttctcatctttttcttccatGCAATGTCTTTCAAACAAATCTTCATTCTCATAGCAATCCTTCGCCATTTTACTGAAGACGCTGTCAGCGGGAGACTCGCTGTTGATCAGGAGCTTCAGATTTGAGATCAGGCTTCCACTGCTGGAGTTCGCTTTTGTGGTCAGAGTCTGGGGGGAGGACGGTGACAACCCCTCTTGACCAGACTGATGCCGATGTCGTCCTTTGTGTGGCGACTGGGGAGGAGAAGTCAGGCGGTGGGTTAACAGATTCTGATCAGGGGCCTCTGAGGTGGGTGAAGTCGGGTATCCAGAATCACTCGGATCACCCAGGTTGATCCCGACATCATCCATGTTCTCAAAATTAACAAGAGGCACCTCCATTGCCTGTCTTGTCACTACCCACAGCTCCCTCTACCACTGTGTTTCGAGtgcaggagacagaggagacaccACCAGCAGTGCCACGCCGAAGATCCTGGCAGGGCGTCTCTCCTCCTGGTTGTCATTCAGGCAGCTGTATGCTACTTTTGGATTCAACCCTCTGTGTAATCTGTGAAAGAGGGGAAAAGCAAAGTTGtcttatattttgttaaatggtGCAATACAGTTTTGTTGGTAAAGAGATTCtgtcagctcctgtttgcaTCAGCAGAGAACCTGCCATCTGATACTTgacttgcagttttttttttttcctcaattctCTCTCATgacttaaatgaaaacacaaagtctGCAAGTTCAGCTGTGAAAGTGCTTACAATGAGTATGGACAGTATTATTACTGCTCATGTGCACATATTTCATTTCCTTATGGAAAAACATCTGAGCATTCACTTATGACTGAAAGCAGACAATCGTgaaaacccaaaacacatttattcCTCTCgatatttaaatgtttgtcaGTTTCTAACTACTGACTACGGTAATCCACCAAATCCTGTTCGGGATAGTCTGTCAGCATAATGTTTACTTTATCTCTAAGTAGCCGTTTATAACTCTATTTGTCTGGTTTGGGCAGGTAACCAAATCCCGACATCTACTTTTAAGTTGCAACCTCTCTGTCCACTTGACACCGGGGGCCATCCATGCTCAGAGATACTCATCTGACTCTATTTCCACTTGCATTGTGGCAGATAAGGTAGCAGTCCAGGATATAGAATTGAATCTTCTTATGTGAGGATATCATGATACGgcttatgcaaaaaaaaaacaagtgcattGATTGTGCCATGTCAGCAAAGGGGGGGTTACCGAGTCCAAGAGAAATGACGACGGAAAAGTGTAGCTAGGTTCACATCCTTGCATCTTAGACACTTAACTGTTTCTAAAAGCAACTTATTGCCGCTAAAATCTTACCACTGCGTTAACTTTGCCTTTCCTCACATTGAGCTGACATTGAAAAAGACTACAGGTTCAGCTACATCACCACCATTATTAGATCAGAACATTTGAATCCCCACGAATACGTGCAAATATACACTTAATTAAAAAGTGCGAAGTTTAGATCCAGCTGCGTACAGATGTCCGAACCACTCACCCGTGTCCCCGGCTCTGCAGAAGTTGTCGTGCCCTCTCTACCTCCCCTGCCTGGCAGCTGCGCTCTGctcccccttcctcccttcACCCTCTCCCTCATTCAGACTCACAATCAAGACTGTCTCTTGCTCTATTAAAGCTCCCATTGGGTAATGCGATACCCTATACGAAACCAGAGATGCCAGAggtacccacacacactcacaaacatacacgtgcccacacacaaacatcgacaaacacaaacacacacacacatgcatgcaacctactgtgttttgaatgtggGGGTCACCTGGCTTTGTTCTCCTTGCTCCCTCCTCTGTCAGTGGGATAAGTGAAGACGTTATAGGTAACTCTCTGATAGGAGATTTACTCTCCAAGAGCCAATTGCTGTTTGACGTGGCGAAGGGAGAGTGGGGACCCGCTCTTTCCCCCCTCTCCTGCAGAGTAAGCATCCACATGCAGGATCATCCAATCCACCCTCACCTTGGGGATTATACAGTATTCTTCCCCCGTTACAGCACTTGTCATCGCTTTCCATACCTGCAGCAGTGCACATCTGCCTGGGAGATTCAGCTTTCTCCTTTTTACAACCTTAGTAATACATGCTGACGTGAGCTCGTTTCATCTGACACCACTATTCTATGAAAGTCTAGTCATATTGAAACTGTCACAAATGTTTTCCAAATCTTTCCAAACATCTCCAGacaacatttcttttcaatttGTAATAGTCCTGCCTGGTGGTCGTGATGCAAATCTATGAACATATGCCAGTTCCTCTTTGGAAAAACAAGAATTAGGAAGGACTACGGCCAAATTTATTGAAATACTCAAATGCTTCACTGAGGTAATTTATTCTTGGAACACATTTCCCCAAGAGGTGTTATATATAGATTTGTAATAGGGTTGAgagtaaaaacagcaatttcAAGAAAATCCTGCAGATGTGTAAGTGGTTTCTCATTTTTGTTGTCCCTGCCAGCTCCAGCACCTTTGCACCTGCCAGCTATTGAAAGTTTGTCAGATTAATAAAGTAGCTCTGTGGCtttgaaaaaatatgacaaggctaattaaaaggtaaaattcaaattaaagaaAGGCTACACTTTTTTTCCTAGGTCTGCTGAAATCTCTCGAGGAACAAAAACTTCAATCAAAGTTAATCTTGTACTTTGTCAGAAGGGCGGCCAATTTGGCAACGGGGGCTGAATATTGTGTTACCTGACAGAGAACCAGTTAGCTGAAGTCAGAAATCATTCCCTCATCTCACTCTCGTCCTGCTGCACCCGGGGGTTGGCTCTCTGCTAGTACCCTGTAACATTGCGGCGCACGCAGCACCACTGCAGGCACGGGCACACGGCTTCAAGGTCACAGAAAACCTTTTTAAGTCTTCACAGGATATGCTTTGCTATACATCGTCACGCGCCGTCATCTCCCGGACTCTCATTGTGTGTGCTCACGGGAACATCATGCAAATGTGCATTCATGAATATAAACTTGGCATGTTT
This genomic interval from Xiphias gladius isolate SHS-SW01 ecotype Sanya breed wild chromosome 21, ASM1685928v1, whole genome shotgun sequence contains the following:
- the LOC120783367 gene encoding potassium voltage-gated channel subfamily A member 10 translates to MEVPLVNFENMDDVGINLGDPSDSGYPTSPTSEAPDQNLLTHRLTSPPQSPHKGRHRHQSGQEGLSPSSPQTLTTKANSSSGSLISNLKLLINSESPADSVFSKMAKDCYENEDLFERHCMEEKDEKVVINISGLMFETQLSTLNKFPETLLGDPMKRISYFDPMRNEYFFDRNRPSFDGILYYYQSGGRIRRPANVPLDVFANEIIFYELGHEAMEQFREDEGFIKEPEVLLPTNELQRQFWLLFEYPESSSAARSVALVSVFVIVISIFIFCLETLPEFREDNDFIPGLTHIINGTQDSSAPHPATKDLVAYITDPFFIVETICIIWFCFEVGVRFVVCPSKSDFFNNIMNIIDIVSIIPYFVTLGTELATTPDDDVNSSQNMSLAILRIIRLVRVFRIFKLSRHSKGLQILGQTLKASMRELGLLIFFLFIGVILFSSAIYFAEVDEPQTQFVSIPDGFWWAVVTMTTVGYGDMCPITMGGKMVGTLCAIAGVLTIALPVPVIVSNFNYFYHRETEQEEKQMMDAAAEAAQKMSAANKYESTPSLNKSNGTWQNEKNGMH